In one Limosilactobacillus oris genomic region, the following are encoded:
- a CDS encoding DNA methyltransferase — MTEKIIKSADRVKNHGEVFTPKRVVDFMLDQPEITAKINNLHATFLEPSAGEGAFLTELLKRKLKIAAKQSNTASAFNTNVLVALSTLYGIEYLEDNVEMLVMNMMMTFSQTYSRIIVDDFKGRVNDHVLKSAQVIIRANMAQGDTLEGITDTGAPIVFSEWQTVAGQPSKVRRTEYTFESILNQSGPTGTVQHSSQQLDLFDSTEDFDDAKQEDDLPSARYAICKWTDIYKQELE; from the coding sequence ATGACTGAAAAAATAATCAAATCTGCCGATCGGGTCAAGAACCATGGTGAGGTCTTTACGCCTAAACGAGTGGTAGACTTCATGCTCGACCAACCAGAAATAACGGCCAAGATTAATAACCTGCACGCTACCTTTTTGGAACCGTCTGCTGGTGAAGGTGCCTTCTTAACCGAACTTTTGAAGCGGAAACTCAAGATTGCCGCCAAGCAAAGCAATACTGCTAGTGCCTTTAATACCAATGTATTGGTTGCATTATCAACGTTATACGGAATTGAATATCTTGAGGATAACGTTGAAATGCTTGTGATGAATATGATGATGACGTTTAGTCAGACCTATTCACGAATCATTGTCGATGACTTTAAGGGACGGGTTAACGACCATGTCCTGAAGAGTGCGCAAGTGATTATTCGGGCGAACATGGCCCAGGGTGACACCCTCGAGGGAATTACTGACACGGGAGCGCCAATTGTGTTTAGTGAATGGCAGACAGTGGCTGGTCAGCCCAGCAAGGTACGGCGGACGGAATATACCTTTGAGTCAATTCTTAACCAGAGTGGTCCCACGGGAACAGTCCAACATTCTAGTCAGCAGTTAGATCTGTTTGATAGCACAGAAGACTTTGACGATGCAAAGCAAGAAGATGATCTTCCGTCGGCACGGTACGCAATTTGTAAGTGGACAGATATTTATAAGCAGGAACTTGAATAG
- a CDS encoding Eco57I restriction-modification methylase domain-containing protein: MKSNFSFLMDEPLTAQYFESAMQAEAIYTQGFYNPVLTLTRTVAENLARDIADQKFVKVGVHSTFSNVLHDLKQKNIIDSYAIDLFYAIKKPGNRAAHELATATLISQEEALDTIKHLYILLVWFVNTFYDEKVDVTAFKEPKLDDFLYSTTVRPPASDRNIIYVQSADTSNGHFAEYVGNLKIGKAQAGDLARDNSDNSPEMREDAEKRIKQYMTTSGLPLNLEWVELAYRKSDDMWFTDTDVHRVLERSGVKHSDILQGQEWFHTDLPTAKAAIKAVKNQQSTIDLKRQGQPKVKIVLRPEQKEAVEKAKKAFKKHNKMLWNAKMRFGKTLSALQLVKDEKFEHVLIMTHRPVVDEGWFEDFKKIGMPEVGYLYGSKKQGATFNELEDSDQPFVYFASLQDLRGSEEAGGKAGDKNRELFDTHWDLVIIDEAHEGTQTELAQNVTQLVSSDDTKVLELSGTPFNILDQYDEDQVYTWDYTQEQQAKLQWGIDHPSEPNPYASLPKVNMFTFEMNKNFDEPQFIGDGTHSFNFKEFFRVNSQGKFVYEDKVKQFLANITSPDSRTNYPFSKKEFRDNLRHTLWIMPGVKEAGAMEALLKKDPVLGEASGYQIVNVVKNVAGDDTGITSESDVDRVNEAIGDDPAATKTITLTVRKLTTGVTVKPWTGVVFLSNTNSAMQYLQAAFRAQTPYSSPTFGKKTNCYIFDFAPDRALTVMAESTQLRTGVGKRTSSAQKDQMKELMNFLPIIGMNGNGMKRYSVDTMLAQIKRVYAEKAVRTGFDDDSLYSDELLMLKDVDLKEFNDLKAIVGTTPSEKKPVKVDINHQGLTDEEYNDALNGKKKKRKKDRTPEEEAAIEKMKELKKQRKTMISILRSISIRIPMMIYGMDIELSDDVNINKFIENVDDESWKEFMPKGVTKDLFRKFSKYYDQDVFIEAGRIIRRKVKALDKLDPIERAEELAGIFGTFRNPDKETVLTPWRVVNMHLGKTIGGLSFFDDSYQYSTKDGVSANHWVQTEYTDQVFKDDTHILEINSKTGLYPLYAGMSLYWQAFQKLNEKTAGKFGLDDQLFIWQRILRENLFLIAKTPMAKTIAQRTLAGYQDFDMNVEYVPNIVKDAKEDVSAEAKKIKGVFGGMKFDVVIGNPPYQDESHGDNDNYRAPIYNEFYDLSEKLSSLVTLITPARFLFNAGSTPKDWNRKMLNNSHLKVIQYNANSSDVFPRTDIKGGVVITLLDENQQFGSIKELYAPAGIYIPFKVLVGILGHVTNKEKINGLSKIVFAPETYKFTNKMHIDNPSAASRLSKGHKFDLKSNVFDKLPDIFHKEVPKDNHKYIKILGLSKKKRVFRYIRQEYISNNTNLETWKVFVPKANGSGSLGETLSTPLVGKPLVGKPLVGNTQTFISIGQFNTEFEATSAMKYVKTKFARVMLGILKITQDNTSKTWKLVPMQDFTQNSDIDWSKPIPEIDQQLYKKYGLTDDEINFIETKVQAMD, encoded by the coding sequence GAAGCAGAAAAATATTATTGATTCCTATGCAATTGACCTCTTTTACGCAATCAAGAAGCCTGGAAACAGAGCTGCTCATGAACTGGCAACTGCAACCCTGATTAGTCAGGAAGAGGCGCTTGACACAATTAAGCATCTTTATATCTTATTGGTCTGGTTCGTCAATACTTTTTATGATGAGAAGGTAGATGTGACGGCTTTTAAGGAGCCAAAACTGGATGACTTCTTGTACTCAACGACGGTGCGTCCGCCGGCATCAGACCGTAATATCATCTACGTTCAAAGTGCTGATACCTCGAATGGGCACTTTGCAGAATACGTGGGCAACCTCAAGATTGGGAAAGCTCAGGCTGGTGACTTGGCCCGTGATAATAGTGATAACAGCCCTGAGATGCGTGAGGACGCCGAAAAACGGATTAAGCAGTATATGACCACATCCGGGCTTCCGCTAAATCTTGAGTGGGTCGAGCTGGCATACCGGAAATCAGACGACATGTGGTTCACGGATACTGACGTTCACCGGGTTCTTGAACGTTCTGGTGTTAAGCACAGTGATATTTTACAGGGACAGGAGTGGTTCCACACCGACCTTCCGACAGCAAAAGCAGCCATCAAGGCCGTTAAAAACCAACAGTCGACCATTGATTTGAAACGGCAGGGTCAGCCGAAAGTCAAAATTGTTCTCCGGCCGGAGCAAAAAGAGGCTGTCGAAAAAGCAAAGAAGGCATTTAAGAAGCATAACAAGATGTTGTGGAATGCCAAAATGCGCTTTGGTAAAACGCTCTCAGCCTTGCAACTGGTCAAGGATGAAAAATTTGAACATGTGCTAATCATGACTCACCGGCCGGTCGTAGATGAAGGTTGGTTTGAAGATTTTAAGAAGATTGGGATGCCTGAAGTTGGTTACCTGTACGGTTCTAAAAAACAGGGTGCCACCTTCAATGAACTTGAAGACTCTGACCAGCCATTCGTTTACTTTGCTTCTCTTCAGGACTTACGTGGCTCTGAAGAGGCCGGTGGGAAGGCTGGCGACAAGAACCGGGAACTATTTGATACTCACTGGGACCTGGTAATTATTGATGAGGCTCATGAAGGGACCCAGACGGAGTTAGCCCAGAACGTTACGCAGCTTGTCTCTAGTGATGATACGAAAGTACTCGAACTCTCAGGAACGCCATTTAATATTCTTGACCAGTACGATGAAGACCAAGTTTACACCTGGGATTACACTCAGGAGCAACAGGCAAAACTTCAATGGGGAATTGACCATCCGAGTGAACCAAACCCGTATGCAAGCCTGCCTAAGGTTAATATGTTCACCTTTGAAATGAACAAGAACTTTGATGAGCCACAGTTTATAGGGGATGGTACGCACTCCTTTAACTTCAAGGAATTCTTCCGTGTCAATAGCCAGGGGAAATTTGTGTATGAGGATAAGGTAAAACAATTCCTCGCAAACATTACTTCGCCGGATAGCCGGACCAATTACCCATTCTCAAAGAAAGAGTTCCGGGATAATCTCCGCCACACACTCTGGATTATGCCCGGTGTAAAGGAAGCTGGCGCGATGGAGGCGCTCCTTAAGAAGGATCCGGTTCTGGGCGAGGCAAGTGGCTACCAGATTGTCAACGTGGTGAAGAATGTTGCCGGGGACGATACCGGGATAACTTCAGAAAGTGATGTGGACCGGGTTAATGAGGCAATCGGGGATGACCCGGCTGCTACCAAGACGATTACTTTGACGGTTCGTAAGCTCACAACCGGTGTAACGGTCAAGCCGTGGACGGGTGTTGTATTCCTGTCTAACACCAACAGTGCCATGCAATACCTGCAAGCGGCTTTCCGTGCGCAGACGCCGTACTCGTCGCCAACTTTCGGGAAGAAGACCAATTGCTATATCTTCGACTTTGCTCCTGACCGGGCTTTGACGGTTATGGCCGAATCAACCCAACTGCGAACTGGGGTTGGTAAGCGAACCAGTAGTGCTCAGAAGGACCAGATGAAAGAGCTGATGAACTTCCTCCCAATCATTGGAATGAACGGGAACGGAATGAAACGTTACAGTGTTGACACTATGCTGGCACAAATTAAGCGAGTTTACGCCGAAAAAGCAGTCCGGACTGGTTTTGATGATGACTCCCTGTACAGTGATGAGTTGCTGATGCTGAAAGATGTTGATCTGAAAGAATTTAATGATCTTAAGGCAATTGTCGGGACAACTCCATCTGAGAAGAAGCCAGTGAAAGTCGATATTAACCACCAGGGGCTCACTGATGAAGAATACAATGATGCACTGAACGGTAAGAAAAAGAAGCGGAAGAAAGACCGGACGCCAGAGGAAGAAGCCGCCATCGAGAAGATGAAGGAACTGAAGAAGCAACGGAAGACGATGATTTCAATTCTGCGGTCCATTTCGATCCGGATTCCAATGATGATTTATGGGATGGATATCGAGCTGTCCGATGACGTGAACATTAATAAGTTCATTGAAAACGTCGATGATGAGTCTTGGAAAGAATTCATGCCGAAGGGCGTCACTAAGGACCTCTTCCGTAAATTTAGCAAGTACTATGACCAGGATGTCTTCATTGAGGCGGGGCGCATTATTCGTCGGAAGGTCAAAGCATTGGATAAACTAGACCCGATTGAACGGGCTGAAGAACTTGCTGGGATTTTTGGCACGTTTAGGAACCCAGACAAGGAAACGGTTCTGACACCGTGGCGGGTTGTCAATATGCACCTCGGGAAAACTATTGGTGGCCTGTCCTTCTTTGATGATTCCTACCAATATTCGACTAAAGATGGCGTCAGTGCTAACCACTGGGTTCAGACCGAATATACGGACCAAGTCTTTAAGGACGACACGCACATCTTAGAAATTAACTCCAAGACGGGGTTATACCCACTTTATGCGGGGATGTCCTTGTACTGGCAAGCATTCCAGAAGCTAAATGAAAAGACCGCTGGAAAATTTGGCTTGGACGACCAGTTATTTATTTGGCAGCGGATTTTGCGTGAAAACTTATTTTTAATTGCTAAGACACCGATGGCCAAGACAATTGCGCAACGGACCCTTGCTGGCTACCAGGACTTTGATATGAACGTTGAGTATGTGCCAAACATCGTTAAAGATGCTAAAGAAGATGTAAGCGCAGAAGCAAAGAAAATTAAAGGGGTATTTGGTGGTATGAAGTTTGATGTTGTAATTGGGAACCCACCGTATCAAGACGAATCGCATGGAGATAATGACAACTATAGAGCACCTATCTATAATGAATTCTATGATTTGTCTGAGAAGCTCAGTAGTCTAGTAACATTGATTACACCCGCTAGATTTTTATTTAATGCGGGGAGTACACCAAAAGATTGGAATAGAAAAATGCTAAATAATTCGCATTTAAAAGTAATCCAATACAATGCGAATAGTAGTGACGTGTTCCCTCGTACAGATATTAAGGGGGGGGTAGTGATCACCCTTCTAGACGAGAATCAACAATTTGGATCAATTAAAGAATTGTACGCGCCAGCCGGGATTTATATTCCGTTTAAAGTTTTAGTAGGTATCTTAGGTCATGTTACTAACAAAGAGAAAATAAACGGATTAAGTAAGATAGTTTTTGCACCCGAGACTTATAAGTTCACTAATAAGATGCATATCGATAATCCTTCCGCAGCTTCTCGTTTAAGTAAAGGACATAAATTTGATTTGAAATCAAATGTTTTTGATAAACTTCCAGATATATTCCATAAAGAGGTCCCTAAAGATAATCATAAATATATCAAAATTCTAGGACTATCAAAGAAAAAGAGAGTTTTCAGATATATAAGACAGGAATATATTTCTAACAATACGAATTTGGAGACCTGGAAAGTATTTGTGCCCAAGGCCAATGGTAGTGGCTCTTTAGGTGAAACTTTAAGTACTCCTCTGGTTGGGAAACCTCTGGTTGGGAAACCTCTGGTTGGGAACACGCAAACGTTTATCAGTATTGGACAATTTAACACGGAATTTGAAGCAACTTCTGCAATGAAGTACGTCAAAACAAAATTTGCCCGTGTAATGTTAGGAATTCTTAAAATTACACAGGACAATACCTCAAAGACTTGGAAACTTGTTCCTATGCAAGACTTTACTCAAAACTCCGATATTGACTGGTCAAAACCAATCCCAGAGATTGACCAGCAGCTCTACAAGAAGTATGGCTTGACGGATGATGAAATCAACTTCATTGAAACCAAAGTTCAGGCGATGGATTAA